The sequence TTGATGTGTTGGCGACCATCGCCGCGCCGGGACGGATCGCCAGCGAGCTCTCAAAACACAGCGGATGGGTATCGGAGATCGTTCCGCGACCCATACCCGAGGTCATGGTCGGCACTCCGACCTTCTCGACGAACTCGGTCAGCTCCTTGGCCGCGTCGGCGTACCAGGCGCCGCTGCCCGCGATCACGATCGGATGCTGGGCCTGGCGGATCATCTCGATCATCTTCGCCGCGTTGCCCGCGTCGGCGTAGCACGAGCAGACGTCGGTCCGGGGGCGCTTGGCGCAACCTTCGTCGACCTCCGCATTGAGCACGTCCACCGGCAGTTCGAGGTAGACCGGGCCGGGGCGGCCGCTGGCTGCCGTGCGGTAGGCCATGTCCACGAACTCGCAAACGCGCTCGGGACGCTGGCAGACAAAGGCGCGTTTGACCATCGACTCGATCACCGGCGCCTGACGGATGTCCTGCAGGTCGAGGCGCTCGGAACTCTCGATGCCCACCGCGCCGGAGATCAGCACCAGCGGAGTGTTGGACATCCGCGCGTTGGCAATCGCGCTCAGCGTATTGGTGAAGCCCGGTCCGGCCGTGACCATCGCGGTTCCGGGTTTGCGCGTCAGCCGGCCGTAGGCCTCGGCCATGAACACCGCGGACTGCTCGTGCCGTGTATCGAACAGCGTGACATTCGAGTTTTCGAGGTGTTGGTAGATCGGAGTGATATGACCGCCGCTGAGGGTGAAGATCGTATCGATCCCGCGATTGATCAGGGCCTCGGCCACGAGTTGCGCGCTGCTGACTTTGGACATCTGAACTCTCCTGTGAATTCTGGATTTGCTATTTCATGACGCGAGATCGCGCCGTGTTTTCTAGTTTGCGGCTATAGCTCCATCAACTGGCCGCCGGTGATGTTGATCGCCTGGCCGGTGAGATAGGATGAAGCCTGCGAGGCCAGGAACGCAACCAGGTTGCCCACGTCGCCCGGATTGCCGATGCGCCCCAGGGGAATCGTGCCGATCATCTCCTGCTCGCGCTGCTCCACGCTCTCGCCGGTAAAGTCGGCCTCGAGGCCGAAGCGCCACTTCTCCAGGTCGGTCATGATCTGTCCGGGACAAATCGCGTTGACGCGCAAACCCGCGGGCGCCAGCTCTTTGGCCATCACCTTGGTGAGCATGATCACCCCGGCCTTGGCCACGGCGTAGGCGCTGTTGAGCAGCGGCGGGACCTTGCCCGCGCGCGACGCGGTGTTGACGATGCTTCCGCCGTTTTCCAGCATCAGCGGCAACAGGGCACGCGACACGCGGAACACGCCGTGCAGGTTGACGTCGACGGTCTTCATCCAAGCGGCCTCGTCGTAAGAGACCACCGAATTGGGCACGCCGAACGATGCGCCGGCGTTGTTGCACAGCACGTCGAGCTGATCGAAGTTCTCACTGATCTGCTCGACCATCTTGGCGATGCTCTGCGCGTTGGTCACGTCGAGGTCCACGGCCAGACCCTTGACGCCGTAGCGCTGCGCAAGGTCGGCGGCGATCGATTCCATCTCCTCGCGCGAGCCGGTGCGCACCGCAAAGTCGCCGCCCGCGATTGCGCCGATGTCGGCGATGATTACGTTGGCGCCGTTGGCAGCGAGCTTCTCGGCAATGGCATAGCCGATGCCCGTGCGTTTTCCGGCTCCGCTGATCAGTGCCGTTTTTCCCTTTAGATCTTCGTACATCGCGCCTCCTGGCATTAATAATTGAGGTTGGCGTTTGAGCTTAATTCATATACTGAACGCTATTCATTGTCAACCCCGATCTATGTTCGCTTTTGCCTTTTCTTGACCCCCTTGTACCGCTGTCTCACAATACCGACCGCACGGAGGTTGCACAACATGGTTTCACAGCTCAGGGGCAAGTCCAAGGCCCGCAGACTGCGCATTGGTTTTGCCAAACGCGAGATCACTCCGCCGCTGCCCTTCCCGTTGGCCGGGATGGGCGATCGCCACGAGCGCCTGGCCTCGCAGATCCGCGATCCGCTCTACTCCCGGGCGCTGGCCGTATCCGACGGTCGCAACGCCGCGCTGGTGATCTCGACCGACCTCCTGCTGATCACCGACCAACTGCGCCTTGCGGTTGAACAGCGTCTGCAACAGTCCGGCAAAAGTTATATCGGTCTGATGCTCAGCGCCACGCACACCCATTCGGCCTGCGGTGGATATTGGTCTGCGCCTTCGGCCAAACTGTTCATGGGAACTTACCGTCAAGCGATCTTCGACCTGCTGGTGGAACGGATCGCCGAGTCGGCCGCCGCCGCGCTGGACGATCTGAAGCCCGCGCAGCTGAGCCTGGGGCAGGTGCAGACCGAGGGGCTGAGCTACAACCGCCGTCACGCGGATGGTCCCATCGACCGCACCCTTGGCGTGCTCACCGCGCGCCGCGCCCGCGGCCGCGACGTGCGCCTGGTTTGTTTCGGCGCGCATCCGGTTGCTGTCGGGTTTCGCAGCTACAACACAGCCTCGGCCGATTATCCCGGCGCGCTTATCGAGCTGATCGAACGTCAGGGATTTGACGCGATGTTCATCGTCGGCCCGGTGGGCGGAGTCAACGCGCTGTTTCCCGAGGGCCCGATGGAGATGGACGTGCATCTGCGTATGCTCTCCTCGCTGCTGCACGAGCAGGTCGAGACGGCCGCTGCCGACGAGCGGCCGATCAAGGGTAACGACGTGGCTTTCGCCGCGGGCGAGGCCAAAATCGTACTGCATACGCCGCGGCTGTTTCCCGACGATCGGCGCTGGGCCGAGCGCCTGGCGCTACCGCTACGGCTCTATCTGCGGCGCTTCGGCCACGGCGGCATGGGCAACGTACACGCCACGCGCGTGCCCGTGCTGCGTGCCGGAGAGCTGGTGTTCACCGGCTTTCCCGCGGACCTGGGTCATACCGTGGGGATCGCCGCGCGGCAGATGATCGAACAGGCCGGATTGCAGACCATCGGCGTGGCCTCGCAGACCGACGACTACGTGGGCTACGTGCACCTCGACGAGCAGTACGACCAGTTCGAGTCCAAGGACCGCTCAGCGCTGTGGATGACGATCTACGAAAACGGCCTGGGATTCGGCGGCCGCAGCGTGGGACCGGATTTGCTCGAGGCGTTCCGCGGCGCGCTGTTCAGCGTGCTCCCAAGCTAGCCCGCAGCCGCAGCTCGCGCGGCCTGTGTTATAATAATTTTACCAACTTCATCAGGAAGGCTCTTTGCCCATACGATCGCCTTATACGCCAGTTGTCGCCATCGTCCTGGCGATACTGTTGTCTGCGGCGGCAGCTTTCGCAGCCGATTCTGACATTGACGGGTTCGGCGATCTGTTGTTCGAGATCAACGTCTCGGCAATCACCGGCGACGCGATCGTGCTCAGCGTGGAGTACGTCAGCCCCTACTTTTACGCCACCGGGGCCAACAACTTTACCCTCCCCAAGAAGGTCTACGTGATCGACCAGAGCGGCGCGCTGGTCGCATCTTTCGATCAATCGAACCTCACCACCTGGGGTTGGCTGGACATGGCCTTTGACGGCTCATTCCTCTACGCCAGCGCCGGACAGAACATCGACGCCTTTACCACCGGCGGCGCCTACGTGGGTAGTTTCCCCGGACCGCTGAATCCCAACCACGCCCTGGCCTACGATCCCAACGCCGGACATTTTTGGACCGCACTGTACAACTCGGAGATTTTCGAGATCGACCGTAGCGGCAACGTTCTGGGTCGCTTTGCCAATTCCTACAGCTCGTTCGGCATGGCCTGGGACACGGCCAGCGCAGGCGGACCATACCTCTGGGTCTCGGCCACCGCGCCCAACCTCATCCACCAATTCAACCCGTCAACCGGCGAATACACCGGAGTTACCATCGACACGCCGTGGGTCGAATGGCTGCTCGGCGGACTGGACTTCGCCATGTACTGGGACGGCTCGCAAGTCGTGGGCCTGCTGATCGGCGTCAATCGCGCCTACTTAGTGTCTGACACGATCTTCGGCGTTGAGCTGTTTACCTGCGCCGGCTGCCAGATCGGCACGACCTGCTACGCGCCGGGCCAGCTGCTGCCGGGCAACGAATGCTACATCTGCGATCCGGGGCGCACGCCGTTCTACTGGTCGTATAACGACGGCGTGCCCTGCGAGGACGATCTGTGGTGCACGGTGGACGGCGTATGCGAGTCCGGAGTCTGCATCGGCGTGCTGCGCGACTGCGACGACGACCTGTTCTGCAGCGGCGTCGAGTTCTGCGACGAGGATATCGACCAGTGTATATCGCCCGGCGACCCGTGCGAGGAATTTGAATACTGCGACGAGGATCAAGACCTCTGCC is a genomic window of Candidatus Alcyoniella australis containing:
- a CDS encoding neutral/alkaline non-lysosomal ceramidase N-terminal domain-containing protein, whose translation is MVSQLRGKSKARRLRIGFAKREITPPLPFPLAGMGDRHERLASQIRDPLYSRALAVSDGRNAALVISTDLLLITDQLRLAVEQRLQQSGKSYIGLMLSATHTHSACGGYWSAPSAKLFMGTYRQAIFDLLVERIAESAAAALDDLKPAQLSLGQVQTEGLSYNRRHADGPIDRTLGVLTARRARGRDVRLVCFGAHPVAVGFRSYNTASADYPGALIELIERQGFDAMFIVGPVGGVNALFPEGPMEMDVHLRMLSSLLHEQVETAAADERPIKGNDVAFAAGEAKIVLHTPRLFPDDRRWAERLALPLRLYLRRFGHGGMGNVHATRVPVLRAGELVFTGFPADLGHTVGIAARQMIEQAGLQTIGVASQTDDYVGYVHLDEQYDQFESKDRSALWMTIYENGLGFGGRSVGPDLLEAFRGALFSVLPS
- a CDS encoding SDR family NAD(P)-dependent oxidoreductase; the encoded protein is MYEDLKGKTALISGAGKRTGIGYAIAEKLAANGANVIIADIGAIAGGDFAVRTGSREEMESIAADLAQRYGVKGLAVDLDVTNAQSIAKMVEQISENFDQLDVLCNNAGASFGVPNSVVSYDEAAWMKTVDVNLHGVFRVSRALLPLMLENGGSIVNTASRAGKVPPLLNSAYAVAKAGVIMLTKVMAKELAPAGLRVNAICPGQIMTDLEKWRFGLEADFTGESVEQREQEMIGTIPLGRIGNPGDVGNLVAFLASQASSYLTGQAINITGGQLMEL